The genome window CTGATAAACATGCTTCTGAACTGCAGAAAGTGGAGAGCTATACGTGTGGGGAAAGAATAACAGTGGTCAACTTGGTCTTGGAAGGAGTAAGATACTACTGAATGCTCTGTTATATGAAAATTATCTATTTGTTGTTAATAATATTTTTTGAAGCTAACTCCACATCTTAAACTTCACAGAGGCATCAAAGGTAGTTCCGGTCCCAAATAAAGTAGATTTCTTGAATGGTGTTCCTATTAAGATGGCTGCTTTGGGTTCTGATCACTCTATGGCTGTTACaggttacaaaaatataaatacagTTGTTTTTCTTTTAACCAGTGTACAATAGAGATTAGTCATCTCTTCTGAATTGAATCTACATGTGTTCAGATAAAGGTGAGGTTTTAAGTTGGGGAGGAGGAGAATCAGGAAGGCTCGGTCACGGACACAAATCGAGTCTCTTGGGATTTTTGAGTTCTACCAGGTTAAATACAGTTTTCCTTCTAACTATTGATCGAGTAAATAATGTTTCTATATATGTCTGTTTTGTTATATTACCGTACATTTAACTATTGATTGAGTGAATAATGTTTCTAGTAAAAGAAGATAACGTGTCAGTTCTCTTCTAGTTCAGTGAATATACGCCAAGGCTTATCAAGGAACTTGAAGGGGTCAAGGTACTAACTATAACATGTCTCATATTTGATGGCATTCTTAGATACGCTTCACGCCGAAGTATTTTGTTGAATTAATATTTTCATATAATGCAGATAAAGAGTGTTGCTGCTGGGATGCTGCATTCAGCATGCATTGATGGTACCTCATCTTCCTGTTCTTATTTTACCCGTTACTCTAATACTATTTGATGCCGTAGCCTTCAATTTTTGAATTTCAGAAAATGGTTCCGTATATGTTTTTGGGGAAAGAGCAGTACAGAAGTTGGTAAGTGCCAAAAACAGATGTTGTGAATCATGATTGCATATCAAATAAGAACTAttttaattatataatatataaaattagacTCTTTATCTGATTGATTATGAGGTATTAAATTATTATATGCAGGCCTCAAGAGCTGAAAGTACAGTTTCAACTCCATCTAAGATAGGAGAATTACCATATTCTCAAGAAGTTGCATGTGGTGCTCATCACACATGTGTCATCACAAGTAATTTCTTCATCACTTTGATTATTTTGTATTACGAGAGTGTTCCATAAGCTCAAGTCTTTCTGGTGCGTTGTTATCATATCATATGTGCCATCTGTTTTTCTAACTTCGAATTCGTTTGGTAACTTTTATCACAAAGGTGGTGGAGAACTGTATACGTGGGGCTCCAATGACAACGGTTGTCTTGGTACTGGGTATGTCACCGATACTTCATCTCAGATATTTATGGTCTAAACACATATTATATTGTTACCTTCTCTTATCTCAGTGATACACATGCTGTTCATGTGCCAGAAAGAGTACAAGGCCCATTCTTGAGGAATTCCGTTAGCAAGGTTAGTTTCCAATCAGTTAGCGGTGGCAAAATGCTGGCGATTTCAGTAACATCCTCAGGCGGGTCATATTTTAGTACGTGTCAAAGCGGGCTGGGCCACAAACACTTCTCTTATTCTTTTCTCTGGAACCTTGTATGTAGTTAATATGCTACATATGATTACAAAACTATATTATTACTAGTTTACTACAATAaccttaatttattttttatgagAATTTTGGAAGGTTTTATGCAATTGAATACATTTTGGATGGCTTTCAACCTTTTTGATCTGCTCGACGTTTGACTCattttctttgttaaatcttctACCTTAACCCATTTGACCCGTTGTATATACAACATAACCCAAATCGATCCATCACTCAGTAGTATATATAATTGGGTCAAAATTGCCGCCTCTGGCAACAGTACCAGATCATATCCTTCTTAGCTGTCCTGCAGTAGTGTGACACATTGTCAATGACAGGTATCCTGTGGCTGGAAGCATACAGCTGCTATTTCTGGTAAGTACCTCTATGTTAGAAACCATGATCTTTGGTGGTCCTGTTTTCAGTTGGTAAGTAGTTATATATTGCTACTAACGTATGTGTAATGGTGTTTACATCCAGATGGGAATGTTTATACTTGGGGTTGGGGTGGTGCCATGGGCACCTTTTTTGAAGCCGAACATTCATCTGGTGGACAATTGGTTCGTTTCCACATTCACTGCCATCCTTCTCTTGTTTGCCTTTTTTTCCATTGTGGTAGGAATggcaaaaaaattaaaaaaaaatctgaaaCATTTGGGACGGGTATTCGGGTTTGGAATGAGTTTTATATTTTTTCCCATGTTTGGGACGGGTATGGGATTAAGATAACCAAAGTCCAAATCACGTCCAATATCCGGTCCACTGTCATCCTTGCATTGTATTTAATATACCCAAAGATAATCCTCATGTAACATTTAATCAAATTTTGTGGGAGCAGGGCCTAGGGGATGATGTGGATTACGTTGAACCTACGTTGGTTGACTTTGGTGAGAGTGTGAAAGCATTGCAGATCTCATGTGGGTTCAATCATACAGGGGCAGTACTTGAATTCAACTGATTGCAAACACAGAAATCTGTCTCGTTTTTCTTCAAGCTCAAGTTTTGAATGTGCAGTCAAAACGGTGATTAGCCAAATACCTAATCTACACATATACAAATAACCGTCAAACGGAATAAGAAAGTTTGGTGTGCAAGTCATACAACTCCACAAAACCGCATGTGAATAAGCAACTGTATGTAAATCTATTAAGAGCATGGTGTATATGAGGCTCTTGTTTATACTAAAAGCAAATCTTCTTTTTTCCAAAAACAAGCATGTGTGTGATCCTTATGTCTATGCTGATTTGTACCTTTTGGTACATATGTAAACTTACTTGGCAGTTGGCATCATAATTGATCCCTGACTTCGTAGATCCTTTTGCTCGATATGTAACATGGGTCAGATCACATCTAGTTGGATTGGACTTAAGGGTGTCAACTGTGTCAGATTTGTGAGTTGACGGGTTGTAATCTAATGGTTAGACGGATCGCAAATGGATGCGACTTGTTTGTTAAACGGGTAAAAATGATAACCAAAATCTGATTGTCACCTCTATAATTTGACTCATAAATTGTTT of Helianthus annuus cultivar XRQ/B chromosome 1, HanXRQr2.0-SUNRISE, whole genome shotgun sequence contains these proteins:
- the LOC110875328 gene encoding ultraviolet-B receptor UVR8, which translates into the protein MSIPTRFALKISRSASANAKLGIGFCQRRFMRVLRCEEQVDVNNDVENVNNRRVVALWGNGDYGRLGLGNLESKWRPAFVSAFGDGNLREIACGGAHTLFLTDSGNVYAAGLNDCGQLGVDDGRSFTIEPVEVSGLPKDIIKISAGYYHSSAITESGELYVWGKNNSGQLGLGRKASKVVPVPNKVDFLNGVPIKMAALGSDHSMAVTDKGEVLSWGGGESGRLGHGHKSSLLGFLSSTSEYTPRLIKELEGVKIKSVAAGMLHSACIDENGSVYVFGERAVQKLASRAESTVSTPSKIGELPYSQEVACGAHHTCVITSGGELYTWGSNDNGCLGTGDTHAVHVPERVQGPFLRNSVSKVSCGWKHTAAISDGNVYTWGWGGAMGTFFEAEHSSGGQLGLGDDVDYVEPTLVDFGESVKALQISCGFNHTGAVLEFN